Proteins encoded in a region of the Tripterygium wilfordii isolate XIE 37 chromosome 21, ASM1340144v1, whole genome shotgun sequence genome:
- the LOC119987630 gene encoding peroxidase 27-like, producing the protein MAAFKPFSGFFVLSVFLLFAFNPTDGQGQLEVGFYKKTCPQAEAIIKNVTDYVMKVAPTLGAPLMRMHFHDCFVRGCEGSILLSSPTNQAEKDAIPNQSLRGFQVIDNAKVELEKACPGVVSCADTVAIVARDVTVKLGAERWEVETGRRDGRVSNITQASNEVLSPFLNITQLISGFQKKGLSVKDLVVLSGGHTVGTSHCFSFGSRMYNFTGKGDTDPSMDRKYIPYMKKKCNATDVTTLVALDPGSFKTFDTNYYTLVAKRRGLLHSDAALLDNPETRAYVIQATTHKSTFFKDFGVSMVRMGRIGVLTGSAGEIRRVCSKVN; encoded by the exons ATGGCAGCATTCAAACCCTTTTCTGGGTTCTTTGTCCTATCAGTATTTCTGCTATTTGCCTTTAATCCCACAGATGGGCAGGGACAGCTGGAAGTTGGGTTCTACAAGAAGACATGCCCACAAGCAGAAGCTATTATTAAGAATGTTACAGATTATGTCATGAAGGTTGCACCCACTCTTGGTGCTCCTTTGATGAGAATGCACTTTCATGATTGCTTTGTTAGG GGTTGTGAAGGTTCAATACTGTTGAGCTCTCCTACAAACCAAGCTGAAAAGGATGCTATTCCAAACCAAAGCCTTAGAGGTTTCCAGGTTATTGACAACGCCAAGGTTGAACTCGAAAAGGCCTGTCCTGGAGTTGTTTCTTGTGCTGATACCGTAGCCATTGTTGCTCGGGACGTCACGGTTAAG CTAGGAGCAGAACGCTGGGAAGTTGAGACTGGAAGAAGAGATGGAAGGGTTTCAAATATAACACAGGCTTCAAATGAGGTTCTGTCACcctttttaaacataactcaGCTAATATCAGGATTTCAAAAGAAGGGTCTAAGTGTGAAGGACCTAGTAGTTCTATCAG GTGGACACACTGTGGGGACTTCACACTGCTTCTCCTTCGGATCTCGGATGTACAACTTCACCGGAAAAGGAGACACTGATCCTTCAATGGATCGCAAGTACATACCATATATGAAGAAGAAATGCAATGCAACAGATGTAACCACACTTGTAGCGCTAGACCCAGGAAGCTTCAAAACATTTGATACAAACTACTATACACTAGTGGCTAAAAGAAGAGGTCTACTCCACTCTGATGCTGCTCTTCTTGATAATCCTGAGACCAGAGCTTATGTGATTCAGGCAACTACCCATAAATCCACTTTCTTCAAGGACTTTGGTGTGTCCATGGTGAGAATGGGCAGGATTGGTGTTCTTACTGGTTCTGCCGGTGAAATCAGGCGTGTGTGCTCCAAGGTTAATTAA
- the LOC119988149 gene encoding protein NDR1-like — MALLRTSNSKSLVSLCCFVLQVVIVLCMSSVVIWLSLRPKIPVYKVTNAYAPALDRWNSTFHLNRVSKNNSISLQLEISNPNKRIGVYYNEINVTLCSGKSVIGTKTLPGFFQGYRNSTAAKVLVDADQKTWRGVKVKHMNLTVRLETAVQYKIFRYKTRHHLMDFEAYIPIGYDGRMLGKENVKMHPRV, encoded by the coding sequence ATGGCTCTTCTCAGGACCTCCAATTCCAAATCACTAGTTTCTCTCTGTTGCTTTGTCTTGCAAGTTGTAATAGTGTTATGCATGAGCTCTGTTGTAATATGGCTAAGTTTGAGGCCGAAGATCCCCGTTTACAAGGTCACTAATGCTTATGCTCCAGCTTTAGATAGATGGAATTCAACATTTCATCTCAACCGAGTTTCCAAAAACAACTCTATTAGCCTTCAACTTGAAATCTCAAACCCCAATAAGCGAATTGGCGTCTACTACAATGAAATCAACGTAACTCTGTGTTCCGGTAAGTCTGTAATCGGCACCAAGACCCTGCCGGGTTTCTTTCAAGGCTATAGAAATTCTACGGCAGCCAAAGTGTTGGTAGATGCAGACCAGAAGACCTGGAGAGGAGTTAAAGTGAAGCATATGAATTTGACAGTTCGTTTGGAAACTGCGGTACAATATAAGATATTCAGATACAAAACAAGGCATCACTTGATGGACTTTGAAGCATATATTCCCATCGGATACGACGGAAGAATGTTAGGAAAGGAGAATGTAAAGATGCATCCAAGAGTATAG